One part of the Humulus lupulus chromosome 9, drHumLupu1.1, whole genome shotgun sequence genome encodes these proteins:
- the LOC133801610 gene encoding uncharacterized protein LOC133801610: MEDNCAVCADTLEWVAYGPCGHREVCSTCVTRLRIICENRFCCICKNECDVVFVTKALGDYTRMINDFSVLPSEVKEGRVGSYWYHEDTQAFFDDVEHYKMIRAMCKLSCSICDKMEEQSNDGSKRRARFRSIEQLKGHLFHKHRSVMCNLCLEGRKVFICEQKLYTREQLKQHISTGDSEVDGTESERGGFSGHPLCNFCKTPFYGDNELYSHMSTEHYTCHICQRQHPGQYEHFKNYDDLEMHFRHSHFLCEDEACLAKKFIVFQAEAEMKRHNTVEHGGRMSRSKRNAALQLPTSFIYRQNSEQDHRRGRGRGGGGRGSGIGRGRMFRRDFSEEQLSLAIEASLETSITESSTFDDPSLSSSGQVAPDIGDPSDIESIVQPFESLGTADSEKSYRYLQALGQNSLIKPLAESAFPPLSTAPGSSQSKPNSDGLPNKTMASHLKQKSNRKVTVLNSGQAWPAANRGPQVPPNNSSQAWPIMNTTGNSVSFSQNKMPTANAPGPSTYASSAQTRSTAGNLGRISHSASAPNLVQNGTTEPSSSISDFPPISAAAQARKLPTNTPTIQNSEKVNTANKSLVDKIRAALEFDEDKYTMFKEISGQYRQGLMDSEVYISYVGQFGLLHLVLDLARLCPDTRKQKELIEAYNASVRSDIKGGTDWASGGKGRTKDSNSSNKGKGKSSDNEDNSKSTIADDFINTVRKLQINDKPSEEHVEVLSRDGYRAAKGKSKLTNNDQQEEFSNNLSKIPEGLKNMVSTGTGKSGDAGSGSKQRKKTSKFHRVRLGDGSAAAVLNLNSSDPEPEEEASVGNDDPPGGLPVRGVWRNGGQRLFS; this comes from the exons ATGGAAGATAACTGTGCCGTCTGCGCTGACACTCTCGAGTGGGTTGCCTACGGTCCCTGTGGACATCGGGAGGTTTGCTCCACCTGCGTTACTCGCCTCCGCATCATATGCGAGAATCGCTTCTGTTGCATCTGCAAGAACGAGTGTGATGTCGTTTTCGTTACCAAG GCTCTGGGAGACTATACTAGGATGATTAACGACTTTTCGGTATTGCCATCGGAAGTAAAGGAAGGTCGTGTGGGATCGTACTGGTACCACGAGGACACGCAAGCGTTTTTTGATGATGTTGAGCACTACAAGATGATTAGAGCAATGTGCAAGCTTTCATGCAGCATATGTGATAAGATGGAGGAACAGTCAAACGATGGTTCGAAGCGTCGTGCAAGGTTTCGAAGTATTGAACAGCTGAAGGGTCATTTATTCCATAAGCATAGGTCGGTTATGTGCAATCTGTGCTTGGAAGGAAGGAAG GTGTTTATTTGCGAACAAAAACTATATACCAGGGAACAGCTGAAACAACATATAAGCACAGGTGACTCTGAAGTGGATGGAACTGAGAGTGAAAGAGGTGGGTTTTCAGGGCATCCTCTGTGTAACTTCTGCAAAACCCCGTTCTATGGGGACAATGAGCTTTACTCACATATGTCTACTGAGCACTACACTTGCCATATATGCCAAAG ACAGCATCCTGGACAATATGAACATTTTAAGAATTATGATGATTTGGAG ATGCATTTCCGTCATTCCCATTTTCTATGTGAAGATGAAGCTTGCCTTGCAAAAAAATTTATTGTCTTTCAGGCTGAAGCTGAAATGAAG AGACATAATACTGTTGAACATGGAGGGCGTATGTCTCGTTCTAAGCGTAATGCTGCTCTACAG CTACCAACGAGTTTTATATATCGACAAAATAGCGAACAAGATCATCgcagaggaagaggaagaggaggaggaggaagaggaagtggaattggaagagggaGGATGTTTCGTCGTGATTTTTCAGAAGAACAGCTTTCTTTGGCCATTGAGGCAAGTCTGGAGACATCTATAACAGAAAGTAGCACTTTCGATGATCCATCTTTGTCATCCAGTGGGCAAGTTGCTCCTGATATTGGAGATCCAAGTGATATAGAATCAATCGTTCAGCCATTCGAATCATTAGGCACTGCTGATTCTGAAAAATCATATAGATATCTTCAAGCATTGGGGCAAAACTCATTAATAAAACCATTGGCAGAATCTGCATTTCCCCCTTTGTCAACAGCACCTGGAAGCAGTCAATCTAAACCCAACTCAGATGGTTTACCCAATAAGACTATGGCATCTCATCTAAAGCAAAAAAGTAACCGCAAAGTGACTGTTCTTAATTCAGGCCAGGCTTGGCCAGCAGCTAATCGTGGACCTCAAGTGCCGCCTAATAATTCATCTCAAGCCTGGCCTATAATGAATACTACTGGAAACTCGGTAAGTTTTAGCCAGAATAAGATGCCCACTGCTAATGCGCCTGGTCCATCCACTTATGCAAGTTCTGCTCAAACTCGATCCACTGCAGGAAACCTTGGTAGGATCAGTCACTCCGCATCTGCCCCTAATCTGGTTCAGAATGGAACCACCGAGCCTTCCAGTTCCATTTCAGATTTTCCTCCAATTTCTGCTGCTGCACAGGCGCGTAAATTGCCTACAAATACCCCGACGATACAGAATTCAGAGAAAGTTAACACTGCAAATAAGTCTTTAGTGGACAAGATTCGGGCTGCTCTTGAGTTTGATGAAGACAAGTATACTATGTTTAAGGAAATATCAGGACAGTATCGACAGGGTTTAATGGACTCAGAAGTATACATTAGTTATGTAGGGCAGTTTGGCCTGTTGCATCTTGTCCTTGATTTAGCTAGGTTGTGTCCCGATACACGTAAACAAAAAGAGCTTATAGAGGCCTACAATGCTAGTGTTCGAAGCGATATTAAAGGGGGGACTGATTGGGCTTCTGGTGGAAAAGGGCGCACGAAAGATAGTAACAGCTCTAATAAAGGTAAAGGAAAGTCCTCAGACAATGAAGATAATTCAAAATCTACAATAGCGGATGACTTTATAAACACTGTGAGGAAACTTCAAATTAACGACAAACCTTCGGAGGAACATGTGGAGGTGTTGTCAAGGGACGGGTATCGTGCTGCCAAAGGGAAATCAAAATTGACAAACAATGACCAGCAGGAGGAATTCTCTAATAATCTTAGTAAAATACCCGAGGGATTGAAGAATATGGTATCAACTGGTACTGGAAAATCTGGGGATGCAGGAAGTGGGAGTAAGCAACGGAAGAAAACCTCGAAATTCCATAGAGTTCGGTTAGGTGATGGTTCGGCCGCCGCAGTTTTGAATCTTAATAGTTCTGATCCAGAGCCAGAAGAAGAGGCATCGGTTGGGAACGATGACCCTCCTGGTGGGTTGCCTGTCCGGGGTGTTTGGCGAAATGGAGGTCAGAGACTCTTTTCTTAG
- the LOC133801613 gene encoding uncharacterized protein LOC133801613 — translation MYALSVLVPPFATIRIKRTQPPIRAMRAVVQRVASASVEVEGRTVSEIGPGLLVLVGIHESDSDSDAEYICRKVLNMRLFQNEETGRGWDQNVMQRKYEILLVSQFTLYGFMKGNKPDFHVAMAPQKAEPFYASLVDRFKKSYNPDVIKDGIFGAKMKVSLVNDGPVTMQLDSQLPK, via the exons ATGTACGCTCTTTCCGTCCTAGTTCCCCCTTTCGCCACAATTCGAATCAAGCGAACCCAACCACCGATCAGGGCAATGCGAGCCGTGGTTCAGCGAGTGGCCTCTGCCAGCGTCGAG GTGGAAGGTCGCACCGTTTCGGAGATTGGGCCAGGCCTGCTCGTCCTCGTCGGCATCCACGAGTCCGATTCCGACTCCGATGCCGAATACAT ATGCCGGAAGGTCTTGAACATGAGATTGTTCCAAAATGAGGAGACTGGCAGAGGGTGGGACCAAAAT GTAATGCAGAGGAAATATGAAATTCTACTAG TGAGTCAATTTACATTGTATGGATTCATGAAGGGCAACAAACCAGATTTTCATGTTGCAATGGCACCCCAGAAAGCAGAGCCTTTTTATGCTTCTTTAGTTGATAGGTTCAAGAAATCTTATAATCCTGACGTAATAAAAG ATGGTATCTTTGGAGCAAAGATGAAG GTCAGTTTGGTTAATGATGGACCAGTCACAATGCAGCTGGACTCACAATTGCCCAAATGA